In one window of Cydia pomonella isolate Wapato2018A chromosome 16, ilCydPomo1, whole genome shotgun sequence DNA:
- the LOC133526421 gene encoding PEST proteolytic signal-containing nuclear protein-like, giving the protein MSGRYDYSKGSSRSTRDDSRQERRRERDRSRSPRSRSPRRRSPEVSRYSKERSREPDTSRERDTASKPNKIPKHTEWDESSDEEVPAPPPPPRISKISIGFAKPAAPIKMSLGAKSSMQASKPTIASVFNADDDDDEPEEMPAEARMRMRNIGRETPTSAGPNSFGKTKQGFCDAKKLFEKNLKQQLDETNEKPVLPKFPQTIYKIKPT; this is encoded by the exons ATGAGCGGTCGTTACGACTACAGCAAAG GGTCGTCTCGATCCACGCGTGATGATTCTAGGCAGGAGAGGCGGCGGGAGCGCGACAGATCGCGGTCGCCGCGTTCGAGGTCCCCCAGGCGTCGTTCTCCAGAAGTCAGTCGCTACTCTAAGGAACGGTCGAGGGAACCAGACACTAGTCGTGAGA GAGATACAGCTTCAAAGCCCAACAAAATCCCTAAACACACAGAATGGGATGAGTCCAGTGATGAAGAAGTCCCTGCCCCACCTCCTCCTCCTAGAATCAGCAAGATCAGCATTGGCTTTGCAAAGCCTGCTGCACCCATCAAGATGAGCTTAGGTGCCAAGTCTAGTATGCAGGCTTCGAAGCCAACTATTGCATCTGTGTTCaatgctgatgatgatgatgatgagcctGAGGAGATGCCAGCGGAAGCTAGGATGAGGATGAGGAATATTGGAAG AGAAACCCCAACATCAGCCGGCCCAAATTCCTTCGGCAAAACCAAGCAGGGCTTCTGCGACGCCAAGAAGCTGTTTGAAAAGAACCTAAAGCAACAACTAGATGAAACAAACGAAAAGCCAGTCTTACCCAAGTTCCCACAGACCATCTATAAGATAAAACCTACATGA